ATTACTGTGAAAGGAACGAGACGATTCGAGCCACAGTACCAGTGACCAAGCAGCGGGTCATCGTGAGGCAGCCCTCCAAGTGGAAGTTCTGGAAGAAGTCGGAGAAGATCACCGAGAACTACGTTGCCGTGGGGGAGCAAGTCACCCACCGGCTGGTCAGGGAGTGCTGCCCCGGCTACTTGGAGGTGGATTCCGGCCTGTGTGAGCCCATCTGCACTCGCGGCTGTCCCGCCCGCGCCAGTTGTGCCGCTCCAGATCGCTGTGAGTGCATTTCCGGCTACGTGTCGGCCAGGAATCACCAGGACGGCAGCCACTACTGCGAACCCATCTGCCAGACGCCATGTCCCACGGGAGCTCAGTGCGTGGCTCCCAATACCTGTGCCTGCGGCGACGGGTACACCCAACTGAAGCCAACTGACGATGGGGTGAGTGGGGGATGTGCCCCCGTTTGCCGGGTGGGCGATGGCTGTGCCAATGGCAAGTGCATCGATGTGGAGCGCTGTTCCTGCAACTCCGGATATCGGTGGGATAAGGCCGAAGAGCGGTGCACCGAGCTGAGTGCAGAGTCCATCTCTGAGGAACTGGACACCACCGAGGACAGCACCGAGGCCCTGAGCACCAGTTCAACAGCCGCTTTCACGGCCACTCACTGTCCCGATGACTTCGTCCTCTTCCGCGGCGAATGCCGCGAGAAGCAGTTCGCCAGCAATGAAGTGGGATGCCTGAAATCCGGCTGTGGCCCGCATCAAAC
This genomic stretch from Drosophila teissieri strain GT53w chromosome 2L, Prin_Dtei_1.1, whole genome shotgun sequence harbors:
- the LOC122625931 gene encoding cell death abnormality protein 1: MKYIWALILVLGSVAANDQRGNYCERNETIRATVPVTKQRVIVRQPSKWKFWKKSEKITENYVAVGEQVTHRLVRECCPGYLEVDSGLCEPICTRGCPARASCAAPDRCECISGYVSARNHQDGSHYCEPICQTPCPTGAQCVAPNTCACGDGYTQLKPTDDGVSGGCAPVCRVGDGCANGKCIDVERCSCNSGYRWDKAEERCTELSAESISEELDTTEDSTEALSTSSTAAFTATHCPDDFVLFRGECREKQFASNEVGCLKSGCGPHQTCLDSGVCQCSDGYVPEESGDAAGVLSCRRTLLDQILGLNEATDDEDELNPWTIPIIGVASGFLFVLLIVGLLGGRRYRKERAALVNKEMECQYSQKTVDVDEWVP